The bacterium genome contains a region encoding:
- a CDS encoding 2-isopropylmalate synthase, translating to MTNENRIIIFDTTLRDGEQAPGCSLNQREKLEIARALAALNVDVIEAGFPIASPDDFDAVHQIAETIKGPTIAALARIKEKDIERAGLAIAPAAKRRIHTFSSGSDIHLENIMKMTRAQNIERSVAAVKFARSFTDDVEYSAQDTTRSDREYLVDLYTAVAEAGATTLNIPDTVGYAIPEEYGNMIGYVSGRVKMQVPGVIISVHCHNDLGMAVANSLSAVRAGARQIECTINGLGERAGNTSLEEIVMAIRTRQDYFNFHTAIETREIFRVSRMVSRMTGMTVQRNKAIVGANAFAHESGVHQDGVLKERTTYEIMRPEDIGIEGSDLVLGKHSGRHAFRDKLSKMGIKLTDPEIENAYHRFIELADKKKNIYDDDLLAIARDQMDVIENAYVLDYLHVSAGTVTVPTATVRLKRGKEIAQDAGCGDGPVDAALKTIDRITKVKGQLLDFSLQAISVGKDAMGEVTLRVAFGDDIISAKAASTDIVEAGTKAYLSCVNRILFNRATHATIKHVAGTSL from the coding sequence ATGACTAATGAAAATCGGATTATAATTTTTGACACAACCCTCCGGGACGGTGAGCAGGCACCGGGGTGCAGCCTCAACCAACGCGAAAAACTGGAGATTGCCCGCGCCCTTGCGGCGCTGAATGTAGACGTGATTGAGGCGGGCTTCCCGATCGCCTCCCCGGACGATTTTGATGCCGTCCACCAGATCGCGGAGACCATCAAGGGCCCTACGATTGCAGCCCTTGCCCGGATCAAGGAAAAAGATATTGAGCGAGCCGGCCTGGCCATTGCCCCGGCTGCCAAACGACGGATCCATACTTTCAGCTCCGGCAGTGATATCCATCTTGAAAATATCATGAAGATGACACGGGCCCAGAATATTGAACGGTCCGTCGCAGCGGTGAAATTTGCGCGATCTTTCACCGATGATGTGGAATATTCCGCCCAGGACACCACCCGCTCCGACCGGGAGTATCTTGTGGATCTCTATACCGCCGTGGCCGAAGCCGGTGCCACTACCCTGAACATCCCGGACACCGTCGGGTATGCCATCCCGGAGGAGTACGGCAACATGATCGGATATGTATCCGGACGTGTGAAAATGCAGGTTCCCGGGGTCATCATTTCGGTCCACTGCCACAACGATCTCGGAATGGCGGTGGCCAATTCGCTGTCCGCCGTCCGAGCCGGGGCCCGCCAGATAGAGTGCACGATCAACGGACTCGGGGAACGGGCGGGAAACACCTCGCTGGAAGAGATCGTCATGGCTATCCGTACACGCCAGGACTACTTCAATTTCCACACCGCCATCGAAACCCGGGAAATTTTCCGCGTCAGCCGGATGGTCAGCCGGATGACCGGCATGACCGTGCAACGTAATAAAGCCATTGTGGGGGCCAACGCCTTCGCCCATGAGTCGGGCGTCCACCAGGACGGAGTCCTCAAGGAGCGCACGACCTACGAAATCATGCGCCCCGAGGATATCGGCATCGAGGGATCCGACCTCGTCCTCGGCAAACATTCCGGGCGACACGCTTTTCGCGACAAGCTCTCCAAAATGGGTATCAAACTAACTGATCCCGAAATTGAAAACGCCTATCATCGTTTCATTGAACTCGCGGATAAAAAGAAGAACATTTACGACGACGACCTCCTGGCCATCGCCCGGGACCAGATGGACGTGATCGAAAACGCCTATGTCCTGGATTACCTGCATGTCTCGGCCGGGACCGTCACCGTACCCACCGCCACCGTCCGCCTAAAACGCGGCAAGGAGATTGCTCAGGATGCGGGATGCGGGGACGGACCGGTGGATGCCGCGCTCAAAACCATTGACCGCATTACCAAAGTCAAGGGACAGCTGCTCGATTTCTCGTTGCAGGCCATCTCGGTTGGTAAGGATGCCATGGGTGAGGTCACCCTGCGCGTGGCCTTTGGTGACGACATCATCAGCGCCAAAGCGGCCAGCACGGATATTGTTGAGGCCGGCACCAAAGCCTATCTTTCCTGCGTAAACCGGATATTATTCAACCGGGCCACCCACGCCACCATTAAACACGTCGCAGGGACGTCCCTATGA
- the aroE gene encoding shikimate dehydrogenase, which produces MKALSGHTQPFAVLGHPIGHTLSPVMHNAAFEALGLDAIYLAFDVAPAALLTVLPAMKAMGFGGVNLTVPLKEVAFKGLADLDDSARRLGAVNTVEFTPQGLRGHNTDGKGFLMAIREAFSYPVKGQTLFVMGCGGAGRAVAITAASEGAGRLILADIDESRCQNLARDINTLAPTTHIEMAGTTPEEWMQKTHQADLIIQASPVGMKAEDVCPLLPSSFRAGQLAFDLVYNRPETCFTRAATAGGAKAVNGLGMLLHQGAEAFTIWTHTPAAVEVMRKALEKSLYG; this is translated from the coding sequence ATGAAAGCCCTGAGCGGACACACCCAACCCTTCGCCGTGCTGGGCCATCCCATTGGCCACACGTTGTCGCCCGTGATGCATAATGCCGCCTTCGAAGCGCTCGGGCTGGATGCCATTTATCTGGCATTCGATGTGGCCCCCGCCGCCCTGCTGACGGTCCTGCCCGCCATGAAAGCCATGGGGTTCGGCGGGGTCAACCTCACCGTGCCCCTTAAAGAAGTCGCGTTCAAAGGACTGGCCGACCTGGATGACTCGGCGCGTCGCCTCGGGGCCGTCAATACGGTTGAATTTACGCCCCAGGGCTTACGGGGCCACAATACCGATGGTAAAGGGTTTCTCATGGCCATCCGGGAAGCCTTCTCCTATCCGGTCAAGGGACAAACCCTTTTTGTGATGGGCTGTGGCGGAGCAGGACGCGCCGTGGCGATTACGGCGGCCAGTGAAGGAGCCGGGCGCCTGATCCTGGCTGACATTGATGAAAGCCGCTGCCAGAACCTGGCCCGTGATATCAACACCTTGGCCCCCACCACTCACATTGAAATGGCGGGGACGACGCCGGAAGAATGGATGCAAAAAACGCACCAGGCTGACTTGATTATCCAGGCCTCCCCCGTAGGAATGAAAGCGGAAGATGTCTGTCCCCTGCTCCCCTCCTCTTTCAGGGCGGGACAACTGGCGTTTGACCTCGTCTATAACCGGCCGGAGACCTGCTTCACCCGGGCGGCCACCGCAGGCGGGGCCAAGGCGGTCAACGGATTAGGAATGCTCCTCCATCAGGGGGCCGAAGCCTTCACTATCTGGACCCATACCCCGGCGGCGGTGGAGGTCATGAGAAAAGCCCTGGAAAAGTCCTTGTACGGTTAA
- a CDS encoding class I SAM-dependent methyltransferase, giving the protein MEPSVCPLCGTLADPVGRALHRQHCACPKCDLRFIPPGFHLSPGAEYQRYLLHQNSLSDTGYVTFLSVAVEYLKTHLGNGGAVSPTILDYGSGPEPVLVQLLNRAGFSATGYDPFFGDRVTPGVGVTASVSGLGPFDAVVCTEAVEHFRSPGTEWGQMVSLIRPGGLLVVVTSLVQPGRDVSSWHYATDPTHVVFYSESTIRYISERWGLALIASNGRNAVVLRTPVQA; this is encoded by the coding sequence GTGGAGCCCTCTGTCTGTCCTCTGTGTGGCACGTTGGCTGACCCGGTCGGGAGGGCGCTCCACCGTCAGCATTGTGCCTGTCCCAAATGTGACTTGCGATTTATCCCGCCCGGATTTCACCTTTCTCCAGGAGCCGAATATCAACGCTATCTGCTCCACCAAAACAGTTTGTCAGATACTGGCTATGTCACCTTCCTGAGCGTGGCGGTGGAATACCTTAAAACCCATCTTGGCAACGGGGGGGCGGTTTCACCGACGATTCTCGATTACGGTTCCGGCCCGGAACCCGTACTGGTTCAACTGCTCAACCGGGCGGGATTTTCCGCCACGGGCTATGATCCCTTTTTTGGAGACCGGGTCACTCCGGGCGTGGGGGTGACCGCTTCGGTGAGCGGGCTGGGCCCTTTTGATGCCGTGGTATGCACGGAAGCGGTTGAACACTTCAGAAGTCCCGGGACGGAATGGGGCCAAATGGTTTCGTTAATCCGCCCGGGTGGCCTTTTGGTGGTGGTGACAAGCCTGGTGCAGCCGGGGCGCGACGTGTCTTCCTGGCATTATGCCACGGATCCCACGCATGTGGTGTTCTATTCCGAATCCACCATTCGCTATATCAGCGAGCGATGGGGGCTTGCCCTGATCGCCTCCAATGGTCGCAATGCAGTGGTTCTGCGCACCCCCGTTCAGGCTTAA
- the pcnB gene encoding polynucleotide adenylyltransferase PcnB: MDPVIVKRSDHTLSRQNISPEALKVLYGLKDAGYIAFIAGGGVRDLLLGREPKDFDVVTDATPNEVRKVFRNSRLIGRRFRLAHVFFGRDKIIEVATFRANQPPDPSDLVDPVEVPDSYNSRDPLPPLSSQHHIRRDDGLIVRDNLFGSPEEDALRRDFTVNALFYDIRDYSLIDFVGGLEDLNGRVIRFIGEPGVRCVEDPVRMVRAVRFAAMLDFAIAPDTAQAIQAHAATLATANRSRLYEEVQKLFFCKAAQRAYELLRQFGLYEILFPDLGSWLGPDKGTPQCQRISEALKQVDDWRLAGREVSPALLFALMFGGMHESRAGEMARQGHHPGLALHSVTMEHFGGLTERVQVPKAVRYRTAEILASQPRLTADNGRRAAPLATRAFFPESVAYLEFMVRLTGDNHKALERALSLPWQPRQQRDEPECSSAGGDARPRRRGRRAKSFRERRGDSDGAGEVTGGSPTGT, encoded by the coding sequence GTGGACCCCGTTATTGTTAAACGTTCAGATCATACCTTAAGCCGCCAGAACATCAGCCCTGAAGCTCTGAAAGTGCTTTATGGTCTTAAGGACGCCGGTTATATCGCCTTTATTGCCGGCGGAGGTGTCCGTGATCTCCTGTTGGGGCGCGAGCCAAAGGATTTTGACGTCGTCACTGATGCCACTCCCAACGAGGTTAGGAAAGTATTCCGGAACAGCCGGCTGATCGGGCGTCGCTTCAGGTTGGCGCATGTCTTTTTCGGACGCGATAAAATCATTGAGGTGGCCACCTTCAGGGCCAATCAGCCTCCCGACCCTTCAGATTTGGTTGATCCGGTCGAGGTGCCTGATTCATACAATAGCCGTGACCCTCTTCCGCCTCTGTCAAGTCAGCACCATATTCGCAGGGACGACGGCCTGATTGTCCGGGATAATCTGTTCGGCTCGCCGGAAGAGGATGCGTTGCGGCGGGATTTCACCGTCAATGCCTTGTTCTATGATATCCGGGATTATTCACTCATTGATTTTGTCGGTGGACTGGAAGACCTCAACGGCCGGGTGATTCGGTTTATTGGTGAGCCCGGGGTACGTTGTGTGGAGGATCCCGTGCGAATGGTCCGTGCCGTGCGCTTTGCCGCCATGCTTGATTTCGCCATTGCGCCGGATACCGCGCAGGCGATTCAGGCACACGCGGCCACTCTGGCGACGGCCAATCGGTCACGCCTCTATGAGGAAGTTCAGAAGCTCTTCTTTTGCAAAGCCGCGCAACGGGCCTATGAACTGTTGCGTCAATTCGGGCTTTATGAAATTCTTTTCCCCGATCTTGGTTCCTGGCTGGGGCCCGATAAGGGGACCCCTCAGTGTCAGCGGATCAGCGAGGCCCTCAAACAAGTGGACGACTGGAGACTCGCCGGCCGGGAGGTGTCGCCCGCCCTGCTTTTTGCGTTGATGTTCGGAGGGATGCATGAATCGCGTGCCGGTGAAATGGCCCGTCAGGGGCATCACCCCGGACTGGCGTTACATTCAGTGACCATGGAGCATTTTGGTGGACTGACCGAACGCGTACAGGTTCCCAAAGCCGTCCGGTACCGGACGGCTGAAATCCTGGCCTCCCAGCCGCGGTTGACGGCAGATAACGGGCGGCGTGCAGCCCCCCTGGCGACCCGCGCTTTTTTCCCCGAATCGGTAGCTTATCTTGAGTTCATGGTCCGCCTGACCGGGGACAATCATAAGGCTTTGGAGCGAGCCTTGTCGCTCCCCTGGCAACCGCGTCAGCAACGGGATGAGCCTGAGTGTTCCTCCGCTGGGGGGGATGCCCGGCCGCGTCGGCGCGGCCGGCGTGCGAAGAGTTTCCGGGAGCGCCGGGGCGACTCCGATGGGGCGGGGGAAGTGACGGGCGGCAGCCCCACGGGTACGTAA
- the cmk gene encoding (d)CMP kinase, which translates to MPNKVIAIDGPSASGKSTVARKVAARLGYKYVDSGALYRGLAWKVVELGLDPSDPAAVIAAMQRIKVEFIVESEAIRYRMNGVEPREEIRMEKVNESVSFVAAIPEVRAQVTQWLQAMISYGNLVMEGRDIGTVVFPGAAAKFYLDASPEERARRRHAELKSENAPPDVGRVMVSLTNRDKRDSGRKTAPLKLAEDAQVVDTTGLNIDQVVDEIVRRLTTLPRE; encoded by the coding sequence ATGCCGAATAAAGTAATTGCAATCGATGGCCCATCGGCATCAGGGAAATCCACGGTGGCCCGGAAAGTGGCCGCCCGGCTGGGATATAAGTATGTGGATTCAGGGGCGCTCTATCGCGGCCTCGCCTGGAAGGTGGTCGAATTAGGACTCGATCCGTCCGATCCGGCGGCTGTGATTGCGGCCATGCAACGGATTAAGGTTGAGTTCATTGTTGAGAGTGAAGCCATTCGCTACCGGATGAATGGGGTTGAGCCCCGTGAGGAGATCCGGATGGAGAAGGTCAATGAGTCCGTCAGTTTTGTGGCGGCGATCCCGGAGGTCCGGGCGCAGGTGACGCAGTGGTTGCAGGCGATGATCTCATATGGAAATCTTGTGATGGAGGGGCGTGATATCGGGACGGTGGTGTTCCCGGGGGCGGCGGCTAAATTTTACCTGGATGCCAGTCCTGAAGAACGGGCCCGCCGCCGCCACGCCGAACTCAAATCCGAAAACGCTCCCCCGGATGTCGGGCGGGTGATGGTCTCGCTGACCAATCGGGATAAACGTGATTCGGGCCGCAAAACGGCCCCCTTGAAATTGGCCGAAGACGCCCAGGTGGTGGATACTACCGGGCTGAATATTGATCAGGTGGTGGATGAGATTGTTCGAAGATTGACAACTCTGCCACGAGAGTGA
- the aroA gene encoding 3-phosphoshikimate 1-carboxyvinyltransferase — MNTIINQSITVSPCRRISGTLKVPGDKSISHRIAMLASYAKGTTTVRGFLRSEDCLTILKAMTQLGARYEFRDDVLRVTGVGGVFTCPAEVLDMGNSGTGMRLLAGLLAGQAFTSEMTGDASLRSRPMRRISEPLIRMGAHVDLLGDKGCAPVRITGGKLVGIDYVPPVASAQVKSCVLLAALFAEGQTTVTEVSPTRDHTERLLNAMGIPVAVDGRQVSLRGYGAAGPGLEARSWNVPGDISSAAFWITAAACGEGHALELPDVGWNPRRNALISVLQRMGAAITFTETPDASACECLGVIRVEGRTLRGTEVGGSEIPDLIDELPLVAVAGALAQGRTIIRDAAELRVKESDRIRSVVDNLTRMGVQVEETPDGMIIEGPARLKGGVTVDSYGDHRLPMAMSVLALYADAPVRMMDIACVNKSYPGFWDDLRKVGGHAE; from the coding sequence ATGAATACAATCATAAACCAGTCTATTACCGTTTCACCTTGCCGGCGAATCAGCGGGACCTTGAAGGTGCCGGGCGATAAAAGTATTTCACACCGGATTGCCATGCTGGCGTCGTATGCCAAGGGGACAACCACGGTACGTGGATTTCTCCGGAGTGAGGATTGTCTCACCATTCTTAAGGCCATGACTCAACTGGGTGCCCGGTATGAGTTTCGGGATGATGTACTCAGGGTGACCGGGGTGGGGGGCGTCTTCACGTGTCCGGCTGAAGTCCTTGATATGGGGAATTCGGGAACTGGCATGCGTCTGTTGGCGGGGCTATTGGCCGGACAGGCGTTTACGTCCGAGATGACGGGTGATGCCTCGTTAAGGTCAAGGCCGATGCGGCGCATTTCTGAACCGCTGATCCGGATGGGAGCCCATGTTGATTTACTGGGCGACAAAGGCTGTGCGCCGGTCCGTATCACCGGGGGTAAATTGGTCGGCATTGACTACGTACCGCCGGTCGCTTCCGCGCAGGTGAAATCGTGTGTGTTGCTGGCCGCCTTATTTGCCGAGGGGCAGACGACCGTTACAGAGGTCAGTCCGACCCGAGACCATACCGAGCGGTTGCTGAATGCCATGGGAATCCCTGTGGCCGTCGATGGGCGTCAGGTGTCTTTGCGGGGCTATGGCGCGGCGGGGCCGGGGTTGGAGGCGCGTTCCTGGAATGTGCCCGGGGATATTTCGTCTGCCGCCTTTTGGATAACGGCCGCGGCCTGTGGCGAAGGCCATGCGCTTGAATTACCGGATGTCGGCTGGAACCCGCGCCGCAATGCTTTGATCAGCGTCCTGCAACGCATGGGGGCGGCCATTACGTTCACTGAAACACCGGATGCCTCCGCCTGTGAGTGTCTGGGGGTGATCCGCGTGGAAGGCCGTACGTTGCGGGGAACCGAAGTCGGGGGAAGTGAAATTCCCGATTTGATCGACGAACTACCACTGGTGGCCGTGGCGGGCGCGTTGGCGCAGGGGCGCACGATCATACGTGATGCGGCTGAGTTGAGGGTCAAAGAGTCGGACCGGATCCGCAGTGTGGTGGATAACCTCACCCGGATGGGCGTTCAGGTTGAGGAAACCCCTGATGGGATGATTATCGAGGGGCCCGCCCGCTTGAAGGGGGGGGTAACGGTGGATAGCTATGGCGATCACCGGCTTCCCATGGCGATGTCCGTGCTGGCGCTTTATGCTGACGCTCCCGTACGGATGATGGATATTGCCTGTGTGAATAAATCTTACCCCGGTTTCTGGGATGACTTGAGGAAAGTGGGTGGCCATGCCGAATAA
- a CDS encoding PAS domain-containing protein: protein MNKASQTMRIDIPPDIKSAQHQPNTKHRLMPQPETPPQLLSQRKAYSSLGDPDFQELFQSVYDGAIILTMTGKVVDANVRATIFLQYSREELLALDLGDFVSGANHATLTTIQVAIKKDRFLLIQAYCARKDQALFPVEIAVNPLKVGGIDYFCCFIRDITWRRQAEDILKTIHTAIQNAATGIVIADLAGLIDYANQAAGQLCGEHEALAGRHVQDLLQDDLVFAALLTSIQAGTTWSGEVMLKRLHGAPIHIQIAAAPNRDAEDALTGMILSLLDISDRIRAQEAEKHSERQNVMIESLGAACHHLGQPATVLLASLELMVRVKDNDKALGEELLASSIDAAESLRKMLHNLNDITEYKTVPYIEGQDPITGNQSRILDVLTK from the coding sequence ATGAATAAAGCATCTCAAACCATGCGGATTGATATTCCGCCGGATATTAAATCCGCACAACATCAACCCAACACCAAGCATCGGCTCATGCCGCAGCCTGAGACCCCTCCTCAACTCCTCTCCCAGCGAAAAGCGTATTCCTCCCTCGGAGATCCGGATTTCCAGGAGCTTTTTCAGAGTGTGTATGACGGCGCCATTATTTTGACTATGACTGGAAAGGTGGTGGATGCCAACGTCCGGGCAACCATCTTCCTCCAATATTCCCGCGAGGAGTTACTTGCCCTGGATCTGGGGGATTTCGTGTCAGGCGCGAACCACGCCACCCTGACCACCATTCAGGTAGCCATTAAGAAGGATCGGTTCCTCCTGATCCAGGCCTACTGCGCCCGGAAAGATCAGGCCCTTTTCCCTGTTGAAATCGCCGTGAACCCCCTGAAAGTGGGGGGAATTGATTATTTCTGCTGTTTTATCCGTGATATCACCTGGCGGCGACAGGCCGAAGATATTTTGAAAACCATTCATACGGCCATTCAAAACGCAGCCACAGGAATTGTGATTGCCGACCTGGCTGGCCTGATTGATTATGCCAATCAAGCGGCGGGACAACTCTGCGGTGAACATGAAGCCCTTGCCGGGCGCCATGTTCAAGACCTGCTACAAGACGATCTGGTGTTTGCCGCACTGCTGACATCCATTCAGGCGGGAACAACGTGGTCCGGGGAAGTGATGCTGAAGCGGCTTCATGGTGCTCCGATCCACATTCAAATCGCGGCAGCCCCCAACCGGGATGCAGAGGACGCCTTAACTGGCATGATTCTCTCGCTTCTGGATATCAGTGACCGGATCCGGGCACAGGAGGCCGAGAAGCACTCGGAACGACAGAATGTCATGATCGAAAGTCTTGGAGCTGCCTGCCATCATCTGGGACAGCCGGCCACCGTCCTACTGGCCAGTCTTGAGCTCATGGTGCGGGTCAAGGATAACGACAAGGCCTTGGGAGAGGAACTCCTCGCCTCCAGTATCGATGCGGCCGAGTCCCTCCGGAAGATGCTGCACAACCTGAACGATATCACCGAGTACAAGACGGTTCCCTACATCGAGGGGCAAGACCCCATCACAGGCAACCAGTCCCGCATTCTGGATGTGCTCACGAAATAA
- a CDS encoding prepilin-type N-terminal cleavage/methylation domain-containing protein, translating into MKTMKQGFTLVEIMIVVAIIGLLAAIAIPSFMKARTQSQMNACINNLRMIEAGKEQWALASKKDSGYVVTATDEPLILAYVKNPSAATNCPGGGVISFNAIGTNASCSKGFPTVARGTAGNHELAE; encoded by the coding sequence ATGAAGACGATGAAGCAAGGGTTTACGCTGGTGGAGATTATGATTGTGGTCGCGATTATCGGGTTGTTAGCGGCGATTGCAATTCCTTCATTCATGAAGGCCAGAACGCAGTCTCAGATGAACGCCTGTATCAATAACTTGCGCATGATCGAGGCTGGTAAGGAACAGTGGGCGTTGGCGTCGAAGAAGGATTCGGGTTATGTTGTCACGGCTACTGATGAACCGCTTATTTTGGCATATGTCAAAAACCCGTCGGCGGCAACCAATTGCCCTGGTGGCGGTGTGATTAGCTTCAATGCGATCGGCACAAACGCCAGTTGTTCAAAGGGTTTCCCGACGGTTGCCCGGGGTACCGCTGGAAATCACGAGTTGGCCGAATAA
- a CDS encoding sigma-54 dependent transcriptional regulator — protein MPRILLIDDEPRMLSLLNTILKGEGYTLTPVQDSSKVPEILNTETFDLMITDIRMTPIDGLELLKIARQVRPAMPVIILTAYGSVETAIEAMKLGTFDYVTKPFKMDELLITIQRALEYSRALSENIELKEELVGRYKFENIVAESAAMRNVCEMIKRVAPADTTVLITGESGTGKELVAKAIHLNSRRKDKRFVAVNCAALPEALLESEMFGHMKGAFTGASANKDGLFETANGGTLFLDEIPSMPISIQGKLLRVLQEKEIRRVGGNDNIPVDVRVIAATNTSLEAMIKLGTFREDLYYRLSVIPIDIKPLRERQEDILPLVYHVLRHETGEGRELPKLMPEVRDALERYAWPGNVRELENAMKHAITFSQDNKITMEVLPPRILNQVKPVERGAGMPDIAADSFKNKSLKSFLREREKEYLEQVLAASKGDKEKAAKSLKISLATLYRKLPEDQPAS, from the coding sequence ATGCCGCGTATTCTGCTGATTGATGACGAACCGAGAATGTTGAGTCTGTTGAATACTATTCTCAAAGGGGAGGGGTATACGCTCACTCCTGTTCAGGACAGCAGTAAGGTTCCTGAGATATTAAATACGGAAACCTTCGATTTGATGATTACGGATATCCGTATGACTCCGATTGACGGGCTTGAACTTCTCAAAATAGCGCGGCAAGTCCGGCCCGCCATGCCCGTTATTATCCTTACTGCCTATGGGTCGGTGGAAACCGCGATCGAAGCCATGAAATTAGGCACCTTCGATTATGTGACCAAACCATTCAAGATGGATGAACTCCTGATCACCATTCAGAGGGCTTTGGAGTATAGTCGGGCTCTTTCAGAGAACATTGAGCTCAAGGAAGAATTGGTCGGGCGCTACAAGTTTGAAAATATTGTGGCGGAAAGTGCGGCCATGCGGAATGTGTGTGAGATGATCAAACGCGTGGCTCCCGCGGATACAACCGTGTTGATCACCGGCGAGAGCGGTACTGGTAAAGAGCTGGTAGCCAAGGCGATACACCTTAATAGCCGCAGGAAAGACAAGCGTTTTGTGGCCGTGAATTGCGCGGCGCTCCCGGAAGCCCTGCTCGAATCCGAAATGTTCGGGCATATGAAGGGGGCCTTCACAGGAGCTTCAGCCAATAAGGACGGGCTTTTTGAAACCGCTAATGGGGGTACTCTCTTTCTGGACGAGATCCCGTCTATGCCGATCAGTATTCAGGGCAAACTGTTGCGGGTGCTTCAGGAAAAAGAGATCAGACGAGTGGGTGGAAATGACAATATTCCGGTAGATGTCCGCGTGATTGCCGCCACGAATACCAGCTTGGAAGCCATGATCAAACTGGGAACGTTCCGTGAGGACCTCTATTATCGCTTGAGCGTGATTCCCATCGATATCAAGCCTTTACGGGAGCGTCAGGAAGATATCCTGCCCCTGGTATATCATGTATTGCGTCATGAAACCGGGGAGGGGCGTGAGCTTCCTAAATTGATGCCCGAAGTACGCGACGCCTTGGAGCGATATGCCTGGCCTGGAAATGTGAGGGAACTCGAAAATGCGATGAAGCATGCCATCACCTTTTCCCAGGATAATAAAATCACAATGGAAGTGCTGCCACCCCGGATCTTGAATCAAGTCAAACCGGTTGAGCGGGGCGCAGGAATGCCCGATATCGCGGCTGATTCTTTTAAAAATAAATCACTTAAATCCTTCCTGCGTGAACGGGAAAAGGAATATCTCGAACAGGTACTGGCGGCATCAAAGGGGGATAAGGAAAAAGCAGCTAAATCCCTGAAGATAAGTCTGGCAACCCTCTATAGAAAACTACCTGAAGATCAGCCTGCTTCATGA
- a CDS encoding HPr family phosphocarrier protein: MIERSATIRNGQGIHCRPSAKIVTEASHHPSQIRVVAEAGEADLRSLLSLVSLGLQEGTKVRIQVTGGDESAVCDRIVELFETQFDFPPLSTDGRTMIMNTLSGD; encoded by the coding sequence ATGATTGAACGCTCCGCTACCATCCGTAATGGGCAGGGAATTCATTGCCGGCCTTCCGCTAAAATTGTCACGGAGGCCAGCCACCATCCCTCGCAGATACGTGTCGTGGCTGAAGCGGGTGAGGCGGACCTCCGTTCATTACTCTCGTTGGTGTCACTAGGCCTACAGGAAGGGACCAAGGTCCGGATTCAGGTTACAGGTGGGGATGAATCGGCCGTTTGCGATCGCATTGTGGAGTTATTTGAGACGCAATTTGATTTTCCACCCCTATCCACGGATGGCCGGACGATGATTATGAATACCTTGAGCGGCGACTAA